The Geobacillus genomosp. 3 genome segment CGGCTCTTGGAAAATCATCGAAATTTCGTTTCCGCGGATGCGGCGCAGCTCTTCTTTCGACAGTTTCGTCAAATCGCGGCCGCCGAAATAAATGGCCCCGCTCTCAATCGCGCCGTTGCTCGGAAGCAAGCCCATAATCGATAACGAGGTGATGCTTTTTCCGCATCCCGACTCACCGACAATGCAAAGCGTCTCCCCTTTGCGAACGGAAAAAGAAACCCCCCGCACAGCGGAGAGTTTTCCCTCCGCCGTGCTGAAGGTCGTGACAAGGTTCTCGACACGCAGCAATGTTTCAGCCATGCTATCCCCTACTCTCTATGAACGTGATAGAGCGACCATTGTCCTGTGGCATCGATCTCTAACCCTTTCACCGATTTGTCGACAGCTGCCGTCACAACGCCATGGTTCATGACAACAACGGCGGCATCTTTCAATAGAAATTCATTTGCCTCTTTCAGCTTTTGTTTCCGCACTTCCGGATCAATAGCGGTGCGCGATTCTTCGACAAGCTTGTCGAAGGTTGGATTGTTGTAAAATATCCGGTTTGTTGCACCGGCATTTTTTGAATGGAAGTTCGGGTAAAATAACTCACTGCCGTCAGCTGTGAGGTTCGCCCAGCTAAGAAATGTAATATCATACTTCCCTTGTCTCGCCGAATCTAGGAAAGTCCCCCACTCCATCGACTCAATTTCAGCGTTAATACCGACTTCTTTCAATTGCGCTTGGACGATCTCAGCCATTTTCATCTGAGCCGGTGTGTTAGGAACAAGCATTTTAAGTGTTGTTCCTTTATAACCATGTTCCTCAACGAGTTGTTTCGCCTTTTCCGGATCGTAGGTGTAGGCGACATTTTCCGACGCTTCATCATAGCCGAACACTTTCGGGCCGATGACGCTGTTTGATTTCACGCCGAGGCCTTTTAACTGTTGAATGTACTCGTCTTTGTTAATGGCGTAAGAAACTGCCTGGCGGAACGCAAGCTCGTTCATCGGCGCCTTTTTCATGTTAAACCCTAAGTAATAGACTGGCGTGCCTTCTTTTTTGATCAGTTGGACGTTTTTCATCGATTCAATGCGGGAAAGCTGTTCAGCCGGTATACTGTCGATCAATTGCACTTGGCCAGTTTGCAACATTGAAATGGCCGTCGTCACTTCCGGAACGACTTTGAACGTCACTTTCTCCAGCGTCGGCGCCCCTTGCCAATACTGTTCATTCTTCTCTAACGTCACATGGTCCCCCGGCACCCATTCAACAAATTTGAACGGACCAGTGCCGACTGGCTGTTTCATTAAATCTTGCTTTTGGTCGGCCGTCGGGCTGACGATCGCAGCATTTGAGTGTGCTAAAGCAGCCAACATCGGACCGTACGGGTATTTCGTTTTGATGACAACCGTATACTCGTCCTTCACTTCCACCGATTCGACCGGCTCAAGAAGTGAAGCCCGCGGCGCTGCTGTTTTCGGATCTCTTAACTTGTCGAACGTATATTTGACCGCTTCGGCGTTGAAGTCGGTGCCGTCGTGGAACTTAATGCCTTGTTTCAATTTAATGACCCACGTTTTATCGTCCGGGTTTTCGTACGATTCTGCCAAGTGCGGCTTAATTTCCATCGTTTCCGGGTCGCGGAC includes the following:
- a CDS encoding glutathione ABC transporter substrate-binding protein, translated to MKKKYWSYGLLALVLAISMALAGCGGKSASNNASSGSQGKGNVAQELTYATTSDVVGLSPILTNDSVSSTVIDQVYETLFVRDPETMEIKPHLAESYENPDDKTWVIKLKQGIKFHDGTDFNAEAVKYTFDKLRDPKTAAPRASLLEPVESVEVKDEYTVVIKTKYPYGPMLAALAHSNAAIVSPTADQKQDLMKQPVGTGPFKFVEWVPGDHVTLEKNEQYWQGAPTLEKVTFKVVPEVTTAISMLQTGQVQLIDSIPAEQLSRIESMKNVQLIKKEGTPVYYLGFNMKKAPMNELAFRQAVSYAINKDEYIQQLKGLGVKSNSVIGPKVFGYDEASENVAYTYDPEKAKQLVEEHGYKGTTLKMLVPNTPAQMKMAEIVQAQLKEVGINAEIESMEWGTFLDSARQGKYDITFLSWANLTADGSELFYPNFHSKNAGATNRIFYNNPTFDKLVEESRTAIDPEVRKQKLKEANEFLLKDAAVVVMNHGVVTAAVDKSVKGLEIDATGQWSLYHVHRE